From one Rhopalosiphum padi isolate XX-2018 chromosome 2, ASM2088224v1, whole genome shotgun sequence genomic stretch:
- the LOC132921723 gene encoding location of vulva defective 1-like, translating into MYSIHLFTFLLIIITLTSGYVIKHSKNNDFMSVTTDLPNTTLSEYMDHSRGDEKLSKVTPNTTNESFTKTSTIYAVSNYISYLFNKYFSHCNCMPQSTTVVGSSTTKPADISTQSMTTTSITHDPQSTTVIGSSTTKSVDISTQSLTTTNITNVPQSTTVAVSSTTKSVDISTQSMTTTNITNVPQSTTIAGSSTTKPADISTQSMTTTSITDVPQSTTVVVSSTTKSVDISTQSMTTTNITGVPQSTTVAGSSTTKPADISSKSMIPTGSADEPQSTTIAGSSNTKSVDISTQSMTTTNITNVPQSTTVVGSSTTKPADISTQSMTTTSITDVPQSTTVVVSSTTKSVDISTQSMTTTNITGVPQSTTVAGSSTTKPADISTQSMTTTNITNVPQSTTVVGSSTTKSVDISTQSMTTTNITNVPQSTTIAGSSTTKPADISIQSMTTTSITDVPQSTTVVVSSTTKSVDISTQSMTTTNITGVPQSTTVAGSSTTKPADISTQSMTTTNITNVPQSTTVVGSSTTKSVDISTQSMIPTGSADEPQSTTIAGSSNTKSVDISTQSMTTTNITNVPQSTTVVGSSTTKPADISTQSMTTTSITDVPQSTTVVVSSTTKSVDISTQSMTTTNITGVPQSTTVAGSSTTKPADISSKSMIPTGSADEPQSTTIAGSSNTKSVDISTQSMTTTNITNVHQSTTVAESSTIKSADISTQSMTKITSSDDEMYKMYTCVRLNLQL; encoded by the exons atgtattctattcatttatttacattCCTATTAATCATCATAACGCTAACATCAGGATATGTCATTAAGCATTCAAAAAACAATGATTTCATGTCAGTAACTACAGATTTACCTAACACCACGCTGTCAGAATATATGGATCATTCTAGGGGCGATGAAAAACTATCGAAAGTAACACCAAATACTACAAATGAATCTTTTACCAAAACTTCAACAATATATGCAGTCAGTAACTATATAAGTTACTTATTCAATAAATACTTTAGTCACTGCAATTGTATGCCTCAATCAACAACTGTAGTAGGATCTTCAACTACAAAACCTGCAGACATCTCTACTCAATCAATGACCACAACTAGTATTACACATGATCCTCAGTCAACAACTGTAATAGGATCTTCAACTACAAAATCTGTTGACATCTCTACTCAATCTCTAACCacaactaatattacaaatgttcCTCAATCAACAACTGTAGCTG TATCTTCAACTACAAAATCTGTTGACATCTCTACTCAATCTATGACCacaactaatattacaaatgttcCTCAATCAACAACTATAGCAGGATCTTCAACTACAAAACCTGCAGACATCTCTACTCAATCTATGACCACAACTAGTATTACAGATGTGCCTCAATCAACAACTGTAGTAGTATCTTCAACTACAAAATCTGTTGACATCTCTACTCAATCTATGACCACAACTAATATTACAGGTGTGCCTCAATCAACAACTGTAGCTGGTTCTTCAACTACAAAACCTGCAGACATCTCTTCTAAATCTATGATCCCCACTGGTAGTGCAGATGAGCCTCAATCAACAACTATAGCAGGATCTTCAAATACAAAATCTGTTGACATCTCTACTCAATCTATGACCacaactaatattacaaatgttcCTCAATCAACAACTGTAGTAGGATCTTCAACTACAAAACCTGCAGACATCTCTACTCAATCTATGACCACAACTAGTATTACAGATGTGCCTCAATCAACAACTGTAGTAGTATCTTCAACTACAAAATCTGTTGACATCTCTACTCAATCTATGACCACAACTAATATTACAGGTGTGCCTCAATCAACAACTGTAGCTGGTTCTTCAACTACAAAACCTGCAGACATCTCTACTCAATCTATGACCacaactaatattacaaatgttcCTCAATCAACAACTGTAGTAGGATCTTCAACTACAAAATCTGTTGACATCTCTACTCAATCTATGACCacaactaatattacaaatgttcCTCAATCAACAACTATAGCAGGATCTTCAACTACAAAACCTGCAGACATCTCTATTCAATCTATGACCACAACTAGTATTACAGATGTGCCTCAATCAACAACTGTAGTAGTATCTTCAACTACAAAATCTGTTGACATCTCTACTCAATCTATGACCACAACTAATATTACAGGTGTGCCTCAATCAACAACTGTAGCTGGTTCTTCAACTACAAAACCTGCAGACATCTCTACTCAATCTATGACCacaactaatattacaaatgttcCTCAATCAACAACTGTAGTAGGATCTTCAACTACAAAATCTGTTGACATCTCTACTCAATCTATGATCCCCACTGGTAGTGCAGATGAGCCTCAATCAACAACTATAGCAGGATCTTCAAATACAAAATCTGTTGACATCTCTACTCAATCTATGACCacaactaatattacaaatgttcCTCAATCAACAACTGTAGTAGGATCTTCAACTACAAAACCTGCAGACATCTCTACTCAATCTATGACCACAACTAGTATTACAGATGTGCCTCAATCAACAACTGTAGTAGTATCTTCAACTACAAAATCTGTTGACATCTCTACTCAATCTATGACCACAACTAATATTACAGGTGTGCCTCAATCAACAACTGTAGCTGGTTCTTCAACTACAAAACCTGCAGATATCTCTTCTAAATCTATGATCCCCACTGGTAGTGCAGATGAGCCTCAATCAACAACTATAGCAGGATCTTCAAATACAAAATCTGTTGACATCTCTACTCAATCTATGACCacaactaatattacaaatgtgCATCAATCAACAACTGTAGCTGAATCTTCAACTATAAAATCTGCAGACATCTCTACTCAATCTATGACCAAAATCACTAGTTCCGATGATGAAA tgtataaaatgtatacttgtgTTAGACTAAACTTGCAGCTCTAA